AATAGTTCTGATTACCTTCGGCATCTTTGTCGGCTCCGGCAATCATCACATTCCAAGCGATGGACAACGGAAACTTCTCGATCGGCAAAGTATAAGCCAATCCAAGGTCAAAATGGTGAGCTGTTTCATGGCTTTTGAAATTAAAATAATCACCGGCACCTTGTCCTGCCCACCATAAACTGGCAATAGACAATGTAGGACCTGCCGATCCGAAAGTGTAAGCAGCCGTCAAGTCAATTTCTTTGGCGGCAGCAGCCGATGTGGAATTAGCTCCCTGAAAATCGGTTGATCCCCATGCTGTCAACGAGAAATTACCTACACCCAAAGACAAGGTCGGCTGAAAACTGGCACCTGTCTGATAGAAACCACGCCAAATATAAGAGCTAACCAAATCTCCCTGCACGGAGAAACTTACCTTACCATCCTCTTCCTGCGCATTTACCAGTGTTGAAGAAGCCATAGAGAAAACAACTGCCAAAGCAGCGATTTTTTTTACAAATGATTTCATTACCTAAATCTTTTTTACCTAATTAACTATTTGTTATTTGTTTTGAGCGGCTTCATCGAGCGCTACATTTAATTTTAATACATTTACTTTTTCTGTACCGAACATACCCAGTAACGGTTTCTCAACATGCGAGTTGACGATTGCCATCACTTTGTCTTCCGACCAACCGCGTGCTTCTGCTACACGTTTAGCCTGTACATAAGCAGCTTTCGGAGAAATATGCGGGTCCAGACCGGAAGAACTGGCTGTAATGATTTCGGCAGGAACATCTTTACGTTCCAAATACGAATGATGAGCCAGGAATGTGTCGATGCGTTCTTCCAACAAAGCCAAATGTTCTTCATTCGAAGGTCCTTTGTTGCTACCGCCCGAACTGGAAGCATCATAACCATCACCGGCATGAGAAGGACGACCCCAGAAATAAATATCTTGAGTAAAGTTCTGCCCTACATTGGCAGCACCTACTACTTTTCCGTTTAATGTAACCAATTCGGCATTTCCTTTATTCGGTCCAGCCACCTGGGCGAACAACCACAAAACGAAAATGTAGAATACACTGAAGAACAAACAAAAGGCGATTGTCAGTCTTAATGATTTTAAAAGATTTGATATCATAATAAATTATTGTTTTATTTTTCGCTCTTCCTCCTCTCTATATATGGAGGAGGAAGAACTGTGAATGTTGATTTTATTTTTACATGAATAAACTTACGATCATATCTATCAACTTGATACCAATGAAAGGAGCGATCACACCGCCCAAACCATAAATCAACAAGTTGCGACGAAGCAACGCAGAAGCACCGATCGGTTTATAAGCGACACCACGTAATGCCAACGGAATCAGGATCGGGATGATAATCGCATTAAAGATGATCGCACTCAGGATAGCCGATTCCGGACTATGCAAGTTCATGATATTCATCGGAGCCAATGCCGGGATCGTTACCATGAACAATGCCGGTACGATAGCAAAATACTTGGCTACGTCGTTAGCGATACTGAAAGTCGTCAATGTACCACGAGTCATCAACAACTGTTTACCGATCTCAACGATTTCGATCAACTTGGTCGGGTCATTATCCAAATCGACCATGTTACCGGCTTCCTTGGCTGCCTGTGTACCGCTATTCATAGCTACACCCACATTGGCCTGCGCCAAAGCCGGAGCGTCGTTTGTCCCGTCACCCATCATGGCAACTAATTTACCGTTTTCCTGTTCCTTGCGGATATAGTTCATCTTGTCTTCCGGTTTAGCTTCTGCGATATAATCGTCTACACCGGCTTTTTCTGCAATATATTTTGCGGTCAACGGGTTATCACCGGTTACCATTACCGTCTTCACACCCATCTTACGCAAACGTTCGAAACGTTCCTGGATACCCGGTTTGATGATATCCTGCAATTCGATCACACCGATAATGAAATCATCCTGTGACACAACCAGCGGAGTACCACCATTGCTTGTGATCTTCTGAACCAAGTCGGCAACTTCTTCCGGATATTTGTTTCCGGCTGCCTCACTCATTTTACGGATGGCTTCGAAAGCACCTTTACGGATACGAGTACCGTTAGCCAAATCCACACCTGAACATTTTGTCTCAGCCGTAAATTTGATCATCTTAGAACCGGATGTGTTCAAGTCATGTACACGTATGCCTCTTTCACGTCCCAACTCTACAATAGACTTACCTTCGGGGGTGTCATCGGAAAGAGAAGACAACAAACAAGCCTGTACGAAAGAATGCTCGTCGATTCCGGATACCGGATAGAACTGAGTAGCTTTACGGTTACCGATCGTGATTGTACCGGTCTTGTCCAGCAACAGGGTGTCGATGTCACCGGCTGTTTCTACTGCTTTACCGGATTTGGTGATTACATTGGCGCACAACGCACGGTCCATACCTGCGATACCGATAGCTGACAACAGACCACCGATCGTAGTCGGGATCAAGCAGACAAACAAAGAGATAAAGGCTGCAATCGTAATCGTTGTATTAGCATAGTCGGCATACGGTTTCAATGTTCCGCAAACAACCACGAATACCAATGTGAAACCTGCCAACAGGATGGTCAAGGCTATTTCGTTCGGAGTCTTCTGACGAGAAGCACCTTCTACCAAAGCGATCATTTTATCCAAGAAGCTTTCGCCCGGTTCTGTTGTCACCTTTACCTTGATCTGATCAGACAAAACTTTCGTACCACCCGTTACAGAACTCTTGTCACCACCGGCTTCGCGGATCACCGGAGCAGATTCACCGGTAATGGCACTTTCATCGATGGAAGCCAGACCTTCGATGATCTCTCCATCGGAAGGGATTGTATCACCGGCTTCGCAAATGAAGATGTCACCTTTCTTCAATTGAGAAGAGCTGACCGTTTCGATCTTATTGCCAACACACAAACGAGCCGGAGTTTCTTCACGAGTCTTACGCAAACTGTCGGCCTGTGCCTTACCACGTGCTTCGGCAATGGCTTCAGCGAAGTTGGCGAAAAGCAGTGTAACGAACAATACAATAAATACTAAAATATTGTAACCGAAAGATCCCTGTGTCGTGTCGCCTGTGGCTGCTGCCCAGATAGTAACGAACAACATGACGAATGTCACCACTTCTACGATGAACATGATCGGGTTACGGAACATCACCCGCGGATTCAACTTAACGAATGATTGCTTTAAACTTTCTATAACGAGCTCCCTTGGAAATAAAGAAGCGGCTTTGTTATTTTTCATCTTCTTAATCTGTCAATTAGTAAATGCTAAAATATTCGGCGATCGGGCCTAATGTTTGTGCCGGGAAGAATGATAGTGCAGCTACGATTACGATCACGCAGAATGTCATCACACCGAATGTTACCGTATCAGTCTTTAATGTACCCGCACTTTCCGGAGTATACTTCTTGTTTGCTAACAAACCAGCGATAGCAACCTGTCCGACGATCGGCAAATAACGTGAAATAATCAGTGCCAAACCGCAAGTGTAGTTCCAGAAGTAGGTATTGTCACCCAAACCTTCGAAACCGGAACCGTTGTTGGCGGAAGAAGAAGTGTATTCATACAACATTTCACTGAAACCGTGGAAACCGGGGTTATTCAACCAACCTCCCTCACTCTCTACGAATCCCGGAGCGTAAACCCACAAATAAGAAGAGATAGCCGTAAAGATCAAAATCACGAACGGGTGAGCCAAAGAAACGATTGTCGCAATTTTCATTTCGCGGGCTTCAACCTTTTTACCTAAGAATTCCGGAGTACGTCCGACCATCAAACCACTGATGAATACGGCAATAATCAGAAATGCATAGTAGTTCATGAAACCTACGCCGACACCACCGAACCAAGTATTGATCTGCATGTTCAACATTTCAACCATACCGGAAAGAGGCATCGTACTGTCGTGCATACCGTTTACAGAACCGTTGGAAGTAACTGTTGTAGTGACAGACCACAAAGCTGTTGCACCCGGGCCAAGACGTGTTTCCTTACCTTCCATAGCACCACAAGACTGATCGATACCCATCTTGTCGATATTCGGGTTACCTGCCATTTCATAATGGACGTTACAGCATACCCCTAAGAGATAAGCGAACAACATCACACCGTAGATCACATAACCTAATTTCTTACGTTTCAGATAGAATCCCAATGCGAATACCAATGCCATCGGAATGATCAGGATAGACCAACATTCTGCGATATTAGTCAGGTAAGTCGGGTTTTCCAACGGGTGAGAAGAGTTCACACCGAAGTAACCACCACCGTTCGTACCTAACTGCTTAATAGGAACGATTGCAGCCGTAGGACCTTGTGATACAGTTTGTTCAGCACCTTCCAATGTAGGGATAGTCATTTTGGAGTCGAAGCCCATCGGAGTTCCTTGAAGGATCAAGATAAAACCGACGATTAAAGACATCGGGAAAAGGATACGTGTACAGCTGATCACTAAGTAATGCCAGAAGTTACCGATTGTTTTGGTTGTTTTGGCAGCCATAGATTTCATGATTCCCGCCATGGCAGCCATACCTGTTGCGGCAGTGATGAACTGGAACAACATGATGACAAACAACTGTGTAAAGTAAGTCAAACCGCTTTCACCGCTATAGTGCTGTAAGTTGCAGTTTACCATGAAGCTGATACATGTGTTGAACGCCAAGTCCGGGCTTTGTCCGCCGTTACCATCGGGGTTCAAAGGAAGGTATCCTTGCGATACCAACAGGATCATCCCCCAAAAGAACCAAAATACATTTATAATAAGCAGAGATTTCAGGAATACCTTCCAATCCATCTCTTCGTTGGGGTTGATACCCGCCAGTTTGTAAATAAATCTTTCAATCGGAGCCATGAAACGCATGCAGTCGTTTCCCTCCTTATACACTTTGGCGATATGCTTTCCTAATGGATAGCTGATAACTATCAGCAGCAATATCTGCAATGTTACACCTAAAATTTCTGTGTTCATCTTCTTACTTTAAAAACTAATTACCATTAAAACTTTTCGGGCTTAATCAGGACATACATCAAATACCCGAAGATCACTATGCAAAGTATAAACAATGCTAAAAACATAACCTAAATCTCCTTTCTCTTTAAATTTTCTCAAACCAGTCTACACACTTGAAGAAAAACCAATAACATGCTACACCAGTAGCGCATAAAAACAAAAATGATAATGTATCTTCCATACTTGTTTTTTTAATTGTTAATACTACTTCTGTTTTTGCCCTACTATATGCCAAAGTCGTGCCAAAAATTCATCTTCAACAGCAACACACTATATATCAACCATATACAAAATAGTCACTTTTAAAGAGCGCATTCAATCCTTTTCAAAATGAAAAAAAATTTTCATTTTGGGGGAAAGAGGAATAAAAAAGGCAAATCACCTGCTTGAAGCGACTTGCCCGATACGTAAACCGACAATGTTACACTATTTATAATCCGTAAATTTCCATTTTCCTATAAAGAGTGGTTAACCCTATCCCCAAAAGCCGGGCAGCTTCGGGTTTGTACCCATTGGTATATTGAAGAACTTTCTGAATATGACTTTTTTCAACGGTGGCCAAATCCAGCCCGATGTTATTACCTGCATTTTCAGATAATTCCAATATTTGTAACGGCAGGGATTGACAATCCAATATATCTCCTTCTGCGACAACCAAACTTCTTTCCACTGTATTTTTCAGTTCTCTGACATTCCCTTTCCACGGGCATCGTTTTACGACAGCCATATACCTTTCTGATATCTGAGGAGTTTTTTTCCCTATCTTTTTTGAAAAAGAAGATACAAATTCTTTTACGAATAGAGAAATATCCTCTTGCCGTTTACGTAATGGTGGAAGATAGATCTGGAATACAGATAAACGATAAAATAGATCTTCTCTAAAATTTCCGGCAACTATTTCTTGCTCCAGATCACGATTTGTCGCGGCTATCACCCGAACATCGACATGTATTGGGACTGTACTACCGATTTTCATGAACTGCCCGGTTTCAAGAACACGCAGCAACCTCACTTGTAAAGAAATATCCATCTCTCCTATCTCATCCAAAAATAGGGTACCGCCATTCGCCTCCTCAAAAAGTCCCTTTGTTTCTGCAATCGCTCCAGTAAAAGCACCTGCCGTATGTCCAAACATTTCGCTTTCGAGTAAATCTTTACTAAAAGAAGAACAATTTATGGCAACAAAAGCCTGTCCGTTTCGACGACTATTATCATGGATCAAATTTGCAAAAACCTCTTTCCCGGTTCCTGTTTCACCGGTCAACAACACGGAAGCATCTGTTTCCGCCACTTTTTGAGCTAATGAAACAGCCTTTAATATTGCCGGAGACTTACCGATTATTCTTTTGGACAGAGACCGTCTTCCGACAACCGAATTGGCCAAAAATGCTTTGGAGGCTTTTTCCATCGCTTTTGCAACAAGAGGAATGATCCTGTTATTGTCATCTCCCTTCACTAAATAATCAAAAGCACCTCTTTTCATTGCCGAAACGCCATCTTCAATCTTTCCGTGGGCTGTCAGAAAGATAATCTCCGTCAAAGGAGATATATTTTTCATTTGAACTATAAGCTCGATACCATTGCCGTCCGGCAGACAGACATCGCAAAGAACCACTTGCGGTGCATAAGTACATAATTGTTTTAAACCTGTCTTGCATGAGGTTGCCTGACAAATCTCATACCCTTCCAGTTCAAGAATACGTGACAATAATGCCAATGTTTGCTTTTCATCGTCAATAATTAATATTTTTCCCATGTAATTTTTATGATCACTTTATAATTCACCAAAATCTTTAGAAATTTGCCCCACGCAAACGGGTTTCCAACAATCAAAACTTTTCTTTTTGGCGGAAATCGTGTTATTGATCACTGGCAATTCGTTACTTTCATAAATATACAGAACCGCATATCCTAAACTTGTTGTTTTCAACTGTTTTCTTAATGTATTCCAAGCCTCTCCATCGGAAATAAAGCATTGCGGCATGGTCGACTCTGTTCCAAATACCAGTTTGTATTTATTCAGTGCCGGTTCACCTGTTTGGCTCGCCTGTTTTTGGGGATAACATAGGTAAGCGACTCCTGTCAAAAGGATTATTCCGGTGAAAGTATTCAATATATATTTGAAATAATAATCACTTTCGAAAAAACAGAGTTCACGAATACTATAACAGAGACAAGCTAACAAAAGCCCTATCACTATCATTCGTAATACTAAAACTTGAATCCAGATATTTTTTCCCATCTCTAGCTTAAAATTTAAGAACTCAACCCCTTCTTTAAAAGAAGCCGTGAATAATTTATATTCACGGCTTAAAAAAGAAAAAAAACAATTCAAATCTTTACAGATGAATGGATAAAAGGGTTTTGGTTCACATAAAACAATTTTAATTGCCACTTATTGAAATACTATGATTTGCTTACTGTAACCGAACACTTTTTACCAGACCACCATTTCTCTACTCTGTTTTTCAAAATGAAAAAGTAGCTTAGAATACCAACCCAACTTGTTAACAACAATAGGATGATAATCCTGTTCTTGATCTTCTGAGGAATATCTTTTTTTAGCAAATTGCCTATTGCCAATACAGATGCAACTGCTCCCAACTGATAAATAAAAAGTACCATTTTATTTCTTTATTGTTCAACTTTGTTTGCTTGATGCTATAATTCAACTTCCATACAAGCACCTGAATGATGTGTTTTCTGGAATTTGAACAATTAATTAAATTATACCAAAAATCAAGCCATTTTCGAGAATTCAAAAATAAATGATTATATTACAATATATTACCGTGATACAATCTC
This genomic interval from Parabacteroides timonensis contains the following:
- a CDS encoding K(+)-transporting ATPase subunit C, whose protein sequence is MISNLLKSLRLTIAFCLFFSVFYIFVLWLFAQVAGPNKGNAELVTLNGKVVGAANVGQNFTQDIYFWGRPSHAGDGYDASSSGGSNKGPSNEEHLALLEERIDTFLAHHSYLERKDVPAEIITASSSGLDPHISPKAAYVQAKRVAEARGWSEDKVMAIVNSHVEKPLLGMFGTEKVNVLKLNVALDEAAQNK
- the kdpB gene encoding potassium-transporting ATPase subunit KdpB produces the protein MKNNKAASLFPRELVIESLKQSFVKLNPRVMFRNPIMFIVEVVTFVMLFVTIWAAATGDTTQGSFGYNILVFIVLFVTLLFANFAEAIAEARGKAQADSLRKTREETPARLCVGNKIETVSSSQLKKGDIFICEAGDTIPSDGEIIEGLASIDESAITGESAPVIREAGGDKSSVTGGTKVLSDQIKVKVTTEPGESFLDKMIALVEGASRQKTPNEIALTILLAGFTLVFVVVCGTLKPYADYANTTITIAAFISLFVCLIPTTIGGLLSAIGIAGMDRALCANVITKSGKAVETAGDIDTLLLDKTGTITIGNRKATQFYPVSGIDEHSFVQACLLSSLSDDTPEGKSIVELGRERGIRVHDLNTSGSKMIKFTAETKCSGVDLANGTRIRKGAFEAIRKMSEAAGNKYPEEVADLVQKITSNGGTPLVVSQDDFIIGVIELQDIIKPGIQERFERLRKMGVKTVMVTGDNPLTAKYIAEKAGVDDYIAEAKPEDKMNYIRKEQENGKLVAMMGDGTNDAPALAQANVGVAMNSGTQAAKEAGNMVDLDNDPTKLIEIVEIGKQLLMTRGTLTTFSIANDVAKYFAIVPALFMVTIPALAPMNIMNLHSPESAILSAIIFNAIIIPILIPLALRGVAYKPIGASALLRRNLLIYGLGGVIAPFIGIKLIDMIVSLFM
- the kdpA gene encoding potassium-transporting ATPase subunit KdpA, whose translation is MNTEILGVTLQILLLIVISYPLGKHIAKVYKEGNDCMRFMAPIERFIYKLAGINPNEEMDWKVFLKSLLIINVFWFFWGMILLVSQGYLPLNPDGNGGQSPDLAFNTCISFMVNCNLQHYSGESGLTYFTQLFVIMLFQFITAATGMAAMAGIMKSMAAKTTKTIGNFWHYLVISCTRILFPMSLIVGFILILQGTPMGFDSKMTIPTLEGAEQTVSQGPTAAIVPIKQLGTNGGGYFGVNSSHPLENPTYLTNIAECWSILIIPMALVFALGFYLKRKKLGYVIYGVMLFAYLLGVCCNVHYEMAGNPNIDKMGIDQSCGAMEGKETRLGPGATALWSVTTTVTSNGSVNGMHDSTMPLSGMVEMLNMQINTWFGGVGVGFMNYYAFLIIAVFISGLMVGRTPEFLGKKVEAREMKIATIVSLAHPFVILIFTAISSYLWVYAPGFVESEGGWLNNPGFHGFSEMLYEYTSSSANNGSGFEGLGDNTYFWNYTCGLALIISRYLPIVGQVAIAGLLANKKYTPESAGTLKTDTVTFGVMTFCVIVIVAALSFFPAQTLGPIAEYFSIY
- a CDS encoding potassium-transporting ATPase subunit F, with amino-acid sequence MFLALFILCIVIFGYLMYVLIKPEKF
- a CDS encoding sigma-54-dependent transcriptional regulator → MGKILIIDDEKQTLALLSRILELEGYEICQATSCKTGLKQLCTYAPQVVLCDVCLPDGNGIELIVQMKNISPLTEIIFLTAHGKIEDGVSAMKRGAFDYLVKGDDNNRIIPLVAKAMEKASKAFLANSVVGRRSLSKRIIGKSPAILKAVSLAQKVAETDASVLLTGETGTGKEVFANLIHDNSRRNGQAFVAINCSSFSKDLLESEMFGHTAGAFTGAIAETKGLFEEANGGTLFLDEIGEMDISLQVRLLRVLETGQFMKIGSTVPIHVDVRVIAATNRDLEQEIVAGNFREDLFYRLSVFQIYLPPLRKRQEDISLFVKEFVSSFSKKIGKKTPQISERYMAVVKRCPWKGNVRELKNTVERSLVVAEGDILDCQSLPLQILELSENAGNNIGLDLATVEKSHIQKVLQYTNGYKPEAARLLGIGLTTLYRKMEIYGL